Proteins encoded together in one Formosa sp. Hel3_A1_48 window:
- a CDS encoding tryptophan 2,3-dioxygenase family protein: MKNNATKNLIQSLEDKYSAINQDKNVYLEGLLHSKTINYWDYIHTDALLNLQIQRTTLPDEMVFIGYHQINELIFKMILWELQQLAEMPVLNVDIFTDKLMRVSRYFDMLTSSFAIMQDGMDLAQYNKFRHTLTPASGFQSAQYRKIEFASTELINLIDPRFRETIDRDTAFEHAFEHLYWQAAGKDFKTGKKSILLTNFETRYKEEFITFMKVYNTKNLWTRYKELSVDDQKNNTLVNAMRHYDYTVNITWVMAHFNAAKHYILASSGDGEATGGSNWQKYMHPKYQKRIFFPELWSAKEKDNWGHEV; this comes from the coding sequence ATGAAAAATAACGCAACAAAAAACTTAATCCAATCCCTTGAAGATAAATATAGCGCTATAAATCAGGACAAGAATGTATATTTAGAAGGGCTTTTACACAGTAAAACGATTAATTATTGGGATTATATTCATACCGATGCGCTTCTAAACTTACAAATTCAACGAACTACACTCCCTGACGAAATGGTTTTTATTGGTTATCATCAGATCAATGAATTAATCTTTAAGATGATTTTGTGGGAGCTGCAGCAGCTTGCTGAAATGCCCGTCCTAAATGTTGACATTTTCACTGATAAGCTCATGCGTGTTAGTCGTTATTTTGACATGTTGACCTCCTCATTTGCAATTATGCAGGATGGTATGGATCTAGCACAATACAATAAATTTAGACACACACTAACACCTGCCAGCGGATTTCAAAGTGCACAATACAGAAAAATAGAGTTTGCTTCAACGGAGCTTATCAATCTAATTGATCCTCGATTTCGCGAAACTATTGATAGAGATACAGCATTTGAGCATGCCTTCGAACACCTTTACTGGCAAGCTGCTGGAAAAGATTTCAAAACCGGTAAAAAATCGATTTTACTCACAAATTTCGAGACACGATATAAAGAAGAGTTTATTACATTCATGAAAGTGTACAACACCAAAAACCTTTGGACACGTTATAAAGAATTATCTGTTGACGATCAAAAAAACAACACCCTTGTAAATGCCATGCGTCATTACGATTACACAGTCAATATCACGTGGGTTATGGCTCATTTTAACGCTGCAAAACACTATATATTAGCAAGCTCTGGTGACGGTGAAGCAACTGGTGGAAGTAACTGGCAAAAATATATGCACCCGAAATACCAAAAAAGAATATTTTTTCCTGAACTTTGGAGCGCAAAAGAAAAAGACAATTGGGGGCATGAAGTTTAG
- a CDS encoding peptidoglycan DD-metalloendopeptidase family protein, which yields MKFSINPELFNLKFFLYGFILFIGFYTFKGCSNEETKPLLNESTFLSDNYKFGYNFNNYNVVYDTIKKGDSFGEILEKNKLVYPKIHYIAEATKEVFDIRQLRIGKPYVMLFSKDGSDQPLIFIYQQNKIEYLVVEFCDTIKAYQQRKPVKIVEKEAFGVIESSLSETMEAQGLPVQLIYDMSDDIYAWTIDFFRLQKGDSFKVIYKQRFVEDSIYAGIERIDAAYFKHKGEPIYAFDFITPESKTSTDYYDLSGKSLQKAFLKSPIKFSRISSRYNLNRRIALYGNRVRPHKGTDFAAAVGTPILATANGTVVESTRRGGNGKYVKIRHNATYSTQYLHMSRRLVNVGDFVKQGDVIGKVGMTGNTSGPHVCYRFWKNGRQVDPFRQKLPDAKALPDKYKTEFLAYIAPLKQRLDSIN from the coding sequence ATGAAGTTTAGTATTAATCCAGAACTATTTAATTTAAAATTTTTCCTTTACGGATTTATCTTGTTTATTGGATTTTATACTTTTAAAGGGTGTTCAAATGAGGAGACTAAGCCCCTTTTAAATGAATCAACATTCCTTTCTGATAATTATAAATTTGGTTATAATTTTAATAATTATAATGTAGTTTATGATACCATAAAGAAAGGCGATAGTTTTGGTGAGATTTTAGAAAAAAATAAGCTCGTATACCCAAAAATCCATTACATTGCTGAAGCTACTAAAGAAGTTTTTGACATCCGTCAGTTAAGAATAGGTAAGCCCTATGTAATGCTATTTTCAAAAGATGGCTCTGATCAACCTTTGATTTTTATTTATCAACAGAACAAAATTGAATACTTAGTTGTTGAGTTTTGTGATACCATCAAGGCTTATCAACAACGAAAGCCTGTTAAAATTGTTGAAAAAGAAGCTTTTGGAGTCATTGAAAGCTCATTGTCAGAAACGATGGAAGCACAAGGGTTACCAGTTCAATTAATCTACGATATGTCTGATGATATTTATGCCTGGACGATTGACTTTTTTAGGCTACAAAAAGGGGATAGTTTTAAAGTAATTTATAAACAACGCTTTGTAGAGGATAGTATTTATGCTGGAATTGAGCGAATAGATGCTGCCTATTTTAAACACAAAGGCGAACCTATATATGCTTTTGATTTCATTACTCCTGAGTCTAAAACTAGCACTGACTATTACGATCTGAGTGGGAAAAGTCTTCAAAAAGCGTTTTTGAAGAGTCCTATAAAATTTAGTCGAATTTCATCTAGGTACAATCTCAATCGCCGTATTGCTTTGTATGGGAACAGAGTTCGTCCTCACAAAGGTACTGATTTTGCTGCAGCTGTTGGTACACCAATCTTGGCTACTGCAAATGGTACAGTTGTGGAATCTACTCGTCGTGGAGGAAACGGCAAGTATGTTAAAATCCGGCACAACGCCACTTATTCCACGCAGTACCTTCACATGAGTAGGCGCTTGGTAAATGTCGGCGATTTTGTTAAACAAGGAGATGTAATAGGAAAAGTTGGAATGACGGGCAATACCAGTGGACCGCATGTGTGCTATCGTTTTTGGAAAAATGGACGTCAAGTCGATCCATTTCGTCAAAAACTACCGGATGCAAAAGCATTGCCAGATAAATATAAAACCGAATTTCTAGCGTATATTGCACCGCTCAAACAAAGACTTGATTCTATAAACTAA
- the pgi gene encoding glucose-6-phosphate isomerase, with translation MSLKSINPTQTKAWNKLQQHFESIKEAHMTKWFEHQPERAQQMTIKWEDFFLDYSKNRINAETLSLLKDLAEELQLSDAVSKYFGGEKINKTEGRAVLHTALRAPEDAEVFYEGNNVIPEICEVKHKIKQFSLEVIEGDRKGFTNKAFTDIVNIGIGGSDLGPAMVVDALSYYKNHLNVHFVSNVDGDHVNEVLKNLNPETTLFVIVSKTFTTQETLSNATTIKQWFLQHATQDDIAKQFVAVSTNIENVKAFGIDPQNIFPMWDWVGGRFSLWSAVGLSISLAVGFDHFNALLKGAHKMDIHFKEEKFEQNIPMILAFISIWYNNFFKAESEAVIPYTQYLNQFATYLQQAIMESNGKSIDRAGDKVSYQTGNLIWGEPGTNSQHAFFQLIHQGTKLIPADFIGFGTPLHGNQDHQDKLMSNFFAQTEALLNGKTKAEVKAEGTNESIIPYKIFEGNRPTNTIFIDKLTPESLGKLIAMYEHKIFVQGVVWNVYSYDQFGVELGKQLAGKILDEFTDSYSAHHDASTANLISMYKSMR, from the coding sequence ATGAGCTTAAAATCTATAAACCCTACCCAAACTAAGGCCTGGAATAAATTACAACAACATTTTGAATCCATAAAGGAGGCTCACATGACTAAATGGTTTGAGCATCAGCCCGAAAGAGCCCAACAAATGACTATAAAATGGGAGGATTTTTTTCTTGACTATTCTAAAAATAGAATCAATGCTGAAACCTTGAGTTTATTAAAAGATTTAGCGGAAGAACTTCAATTATCTGATGCAGTCTCAAAATATTTTGGAGGAGAAAAAATCAATAAAACTGAAGGCAGAGCTGTTCTGCACACAGCACTGCGTGCACCAGAAGATGCAGAGGTCTTTTATGAAGGTAACAATGTTATTCCTGAAATCTGCGAAGTAAAACACAAAATAAAACAATTCTCACTGGAAGTTATTGAAGGGGATAGAAAAGGGTTTACCAACAAGGCCTTTACAGACATTGTAAACATTGGAATTGGTGGTTCTGACCTTGGGCCAGCGATGGTTGTTGACGCATTGTCTTATTACAAGAATCATTTAAATGTACATTTTGTGAGTAATGTAGACGGCGACCATGTGAACGAGGTTCTGAAAAACTTAAATCCAGAAACGACCCTCTTTGTAATTGTTTCAAAAACATTCACCACGCAAGAAACGTTATCAAATGCTACAACCATCAAGCAATGGTTTTTGCAACATGCAACCCAAGACGATATTGCAAAACAATTTGTAGCCGTCTCTACCAATATCGAAAACGTAAAAGCATTTGGTATTGATCCTCAAAATATATTCCCTATGTGGGATTGGGTTGGAGGCCGTTTCTCATTGTGGAGCGCAGTTGGATTAAGTATTAGCTTGGCTGTTGGGTTTGATCATTTTAATGCCCTTTTAAAAGGAGCTCATAAGATGGATATACATTTTAAGGAAGAAAAGTTTGAGCAAAATATACCCATGATTTTAGCGTTTATAAGCATTTGGTACAATAACTTTTTTAAGGCCGAAAGTGAAGCTGTTATCCCTTACACCCAATATCTAAATCAGTTTGCGACTTATCTTCAGCAAGCTATTATGGAAAGTAATGGAAAAAGTATCGATAGAGCTGGTGACAAAGTGAGTTACCAAACAGGGAATCTTATATGGGGCGAACCAGGAACCAATTCCCAGCATGCATTTTTCCAATTGATTCATCAAGGCACAAAACTGATTCCTGCTGACTTTATAGGATTTGGGACACCATTGCACGGCAATCAAGACCATCAAGACAAGTTGATGTCCAACTTTTTTGCACAAACAGAAGCACTGCTCAATGGCAAAACAAAAGCTGAGGTGAAAGCCGAAGGAACCAATGAATCTATAATCCCATATAAAATTTTTGAAGGGAACCGCCCTACTAATACCATTTTTATAGATAAACTTACGCCAGAAAGTCTTGGAAAACTGATAGCAATGTACGAGCACAAAATTTTTGTGCAAGGGGTGGTTTGGAATGTTTACAGTTACGATCAATTTGGGGTTGAATTGGGCAAGCAATTGGCAGGAAAAATACTTGATGAATTTACGGACAGTTACTCTGCGCATCACGATGCATCAACAGCCAATCTTATCAGCATGTACAAATCTATGCGTTGA
- a CDS encoding TonB-dependent receptor has product MKKLLILIVGFLLSVAPAFSQSVITGTVMDAELNAPLSGANVIESGTSNGTMTDFDGKFSIETTANSGLVVVSYVGYQSMTVSFDGSTDLGTLTLVADNSLGEIVIVGSGVIDLADDRKTPVAVSTIRSAEIQARAVGNVEFGEALKNTPSVYVSNQAGGFGDSQIFTRGFSQSNTAFLLNGQPINGMEDGKMYWSNWSGMSDVANAVQVQRGLGSSKLAISSVGGTVNIVSKTTNRTKGGFVRFLTGNDSYFKTTASYDSGLDENGWAFSILMDHWQGHRKYAVGTAGQGQNYFFSVGYKASERSTFNFLVTGAPQWHDQNFSKRLDEFEQYGNKYNDNSGFYNGRRFTERRNYYHKPIANINWDFNINETLDLSTVLYASWGRGGGTGGWGRGRIRYDDPESINSGNGEEIDFDAIEVQNTAIPGGIGYSDSDDPNYSPAYARRASVNNHNWYGVVSNLNIDNGGPLTYNIGFDGRTYTGDHFRQLTHMFGLDAWSDNGNLITQTFDANPWASLSNYADEDQRIAYDYSETINYLGGFAQAEYATDNLSAFLQGSVSTQSYQRDGGNVAGDAGKSEKINKSGYNLKGGLGYTSNDDQHKLFANAGIYSRQPFLDNIFDNVRYSNDLINNGDVENEEVIGFEAGYRFQSDEFRLNIDAYSTEWGNRYLSFGGQDDAGDDVFYNFNDVTQIHTGIEFDFQYKPMAANGLAFNVFGSIGDWKYKDTTPYRRFDGETNQLEESGEVNLSNVKVGQAPQTSFGVGLDWDATDRLTLYSSFNYFDDFYGFVDVEDVIQAGVDGEVYEAEKLNSYGLLDLGLSYDFTLGGKNVLFRANVYNLLDKDYVNQKDAYGYFKGNGTTWNASFQYRF; this is encoded by the coding sequence ATGAAAAAATTATTAATTTTAATAGTGGGATTTCTCCTTAGTGTGGCTCCTGCTTTTTCTCAAAGTGTCATTACAGGAACTGTAATGGACGCAGAGCTTAATGCACCATTATCTGGTGCAAATGTTATTGAATCAGGAACTTCAAATGGTACCATGACTGATTTCGATGGAAAGTTCTCTATCGAAACAACCGCAAATAGCGGATTGGTAGTAGTTTCTTATGTAGGGTACCAATCTATGACAGTCAGCTTTGACGGGTCTACAGATTTAGGGACATTAACTTTGGTTGCAGACAATTCACTCGGTGAAATTGTGATCGTTGGATCTGGGGTTATCGATTTAGCTGACGACAGAAAGACACCCGTAGCGGTATCTACTATTCGCTCTGCAGAAATTCAGGCACGTGCCGTAGGTAACGTAGAATTCGGAGAAGCGTTAAAGAACACACCATCTGTCTATGTATCTAACCAAGCAGGTGGATTTGGAGATAGCCAAATTTTTACGCGTGGTTTTTCTCAATCTAACACGGCTTTCCTTTTGAATGGTCAACCAATCAATGGTATGGAAGACGGTAAAATGTATTGGTCTAACTGGTCCGGTATGTCCGACGTAGCTAATGCTGTTCAAGTGCAAAGAGGTCTTGGATCCTCAAAGCTCGCAATTTCATCTGTTGGAGGTACAGTCAACATTGTATCCAAAACAACAAACAGAACAAAAGGAGGTTTCGTTCGTTTCCTAACGGGTAATGATAGTTATTTCAAAACTACAGCATCCTACGATTCTGGCTTGGATGAAAATGGATGGGCATTTTCCATTTTGATGGACCATTGGCAAGGGCACAGAAAATATGCAGTAGGAACTGCAGGTCAAGGCCAAAACTATTTTTTCTCTGTTGGATATAAAGCAAGTGAAAGAAGTACATTCAACTTTTTAGTTACTGGGGCGCCACAATGGCATGATCAAAATTTTTCAAAACGATTAGATGAATTTGAGCAATACGGCAATAAGTACAACGATAATAGCGGATTTTACAACGGAAGACGTTTCACTGAAAGACGTAATTATTACCACAAACCAATTGCCAACATTAACTGGGATTTCAATATCAATGAAACTTTAGATCTTTCTACAGTACTGTATGCCTCTTGGGGCCGTGGAGGAGGTACTGGTGGATGGGGCCGTGGAAGAATCCGTTATGACGACCCTGAATCAATAAACTCTGGTAATGGCGAAGAAATTGACTTTGATGCGATTGAAGTACAAAACACTGCAATTCCAGGTGGTATTGGTTATTCAGACAGTGATGATCCAAATTATTCTCCTGCTTACGCGCGTAGAGCTTCTGTGAACAACCATAACTGGTATGGGGTTGTATCAAACTTAAACATTGATAATGGTGGTCCATTAACTTATAACATCGGCTTTGATGGCAGAACATACACTGGAGACCACTTCAGACAATTAACACATATGTTTGGTTTGGATGCTTGGAGTGATAATGGTAATTTGATTACTCAAACATTTGATGCAAACCCTTGGGCATCTTTATCAAACTATGCTGATGAAGACCAAAGAATTGCTTATGATTATTCAGAAACAATCAATTATTTAGGTGGTTTTGCTCAAGCAGAATATGCTACCGACAACCTTTCTGCTTTCTTACAAGGATCTGTATCGACTCAGTCTTATCAAAGAGACGGGGGAAATGTTGCTGGTGATGCTGGAAAATCGGAAAAGATTAATAAATCGGGGTACAACCTAAAAGGTGGTTTAGGGTATACAAGTAACGATGACCAACATAAATTATTTGCAAATGCTGGAATTTATTCCAGACAACCTTTCTTAGATAATATTTTTGATAATGTTCGTTACAGCAACGATTTAATCAATAACGGTGATGTAGAAAATGAAGAAGTAATTGGCTTTGAAGCTGGATACCGTTTTCAGTCCGATGAATTCCGTTTAAATATTGATGCATACAGCACTGAGTGGGGAAATCGCTACCTTTCTTTCGGAGGTCAAGACGACGCAGGCGATGATGTTTTCTATAACTTCAACGACGTAACACAAATACATACTGGTATAGAATTTGACTTTCAATACAAACCAATGGCTGCAAACGGATTAGCTTTTAATGTATTTGGTTCTATTGGAGACTGGAAATATAAAGACACCACTCCTTACAGAAGATTTGATGGTGAAACCAATCAATTAGAGGAATCTGGAGAAGTTAATCTCTCTAACGTGAAAGTTGGCCAAGCACCACAGACCTCATTTGGCGTAGGTTTGGATTGGGACGCTACCGACCGCTTAACTCTTTATTCTTCATTCAATTATTTTGATGATTTTTACGGCTTTGTAGACGTAGAAGATGTTATACAAGCTGGTGTTGATGGTGAGGTCTATGAAGCAGAAAAATTAAACAGCTACGGTCTACTTGACTTGGGTCTGTCTTATGATTTCACCCTTGGTGGTAAAAACGTACTATTTAGAGCTAACGTCTATAACCTTCTCGATAAAGATTACGTAAATCAAAAAGATGCATATGGATATTTTAAAGGTAATGGAACAACATGGAACGCAAGTTTCCAATACAGATTCTAA
- a CDS encoding endonuclease/exonuclease/phosphatase family protein, which translates to MLNKYFKAVIIVFSALFALKTEAQNKRKFKVHTIAFYNVENLFDTINDPNKYDEASPMMELKTARAEVYQKKVENMASVIARIGADMAKNTPAVIGLSEVENRAVIEDLANDPALLEKDYGIVHYESPDERGIDVALMYQKALFVPISTSSHELKLRDSDGDRDYTRDQLLVSGYLEGDLIHLIVNHWPSRSGGEARSRSKREAAAALNKRLIDSLQSNDPYAKVFSMGDLNDNPNNSSLKKILKAKGNKKKVGFKGIYNPMEPFFKSGLGSNAYRDAWSLFDQILITKPLLEEDYSSFRFYKAGIYNAQFLITKKGQFKGYPFRSFSWGGFTNGYSDHFPVYVHVIKEVN; encoded by the coding sequence ATGTTAAACAAATACTTCAAAGCTGTAATAATCGTGTTTTCTGCTCTTTTCGCACTTAAAACAGAAGCGCAGAACAAACGAAAATTTAAAGTACATACCATCGCTTTTTATAATGTTGAAAACCTTTTTGATACTATTAACGACCCCAACAAATACGATGAAGCCAGTCCAATGATGGAGCTTAAAACAGCACGCGCCGAAGTTTATCAAAAAAAAGTCGAAAATATGGCTAGTGTGATTGCGAGAATTGGTGCAGATATGGCAAAAAATACCCCTGCGGTTATCGGCCTTTCTGAGGTTGAAAACAGAGCGGTTATTGAAGATTTAGCCAACGATCCTGCATTACTGGAAAAAGATTATGGAATTGTTCATTACGAATCACCTGATGAACGCGGAATTGATGTAGCACTGATGTATCAAAAGGCATTATTTGTGCCAATCAGCACAAGCTCACATGAATTAAAATTAAGAGATAGCGATGGGGATCGGGATTACACTAGAGATCAACTTTTAGTCAGTGGGTATTTGGAAGGTGATTTAATTCACCTTATCGTCAATCACTGGCCATCACGCAGTGGAGGAGAAGCAAGAAGTAGGTCTAAACGTGAAGCTGCGGCCGCCTTGAATAAACGACTTATTGATTCGCTTCAAAGTAATGACCCTTATGCTAAGGTGTTTAGTATGGGTGACCTAAATGATAACCCAAACAACAGTAGCCTAAAAAAAATACTCAAGGCCAAAGGCAATAAAAAGAAAGTTGGCTTTAAGGGAATTTACAACCCTATGGAGCCCTTTTTTAAAAGTGGACTTGGCTCAAATGCATACAGAGACGCTTGGAGTTTGTTTGATCAAATTCTAATTACAAAGCCTTTGCTTGAAGAGGATTATTCATCATTCAGATTTTATAAAGCGGGTATTTATAATGCACAATTTTTAATCACCAAAAAGGGGCAATTCAAGGGGTATCCATTCCGAAGCTTTTCTTGGGGAGGATTTACAAATGGCTACAGCGATCATTTCCCCGTATATGTGCATGTCATAAAAGAAGTAAACTAA
- a CDS encoding carboxypeptidase-like regulatory domain-containing protein, whose translation MKKQFFSFLFVCFNLSLVFAQQTVVKGIVKDMLTDQPIIGVLVNFEGTQLTTYTNELGAFEFSSGLPLGEQILTLSKVGYLNARYPIIVSEGQTLSIQDMMLSLDNSDDDLFTITLSDDELNDDTSGADNISGLLSASQDIFQRAAAFEFSSSFFRVRGLNSENGNVLMNGIEMNKLFDGRPQWSNWGGLNDVLRGQELSMGLAPSSYNFGGLLGSTNINLRASSYRAGGRITYSSSNRSYTNRLMATYASGMVDGGWAYAFSIGRRWGNEGFQDGTFYDANSFFASVEKKINDKHSLNFVGIYTPNRRGKSSPNTQEVFDLKGITYNEYWGWHDGEKRNSRVRRIAEPVLMLNHYWDISEKTSLNTNVAYQFGELGNSRLDYAGGANPSPAYYQGLPSYFLADTDGPDYAGAYLADQSFRTGGQVNWNRIYDANLTNNINGDYAAYVLYEDRSDDEQLTVNTILESQLSEHTTLNAAINYKRLKSHNFAEIVDMLGSNTGYLNVDSFDQVQFDLQNPNQVVGEGDTFRYNYNIDANVLSSFLQAQFKYNKVDFFLSGSYTATEYQREGLYQTETYADNSLGKGRKLSFTGLGAKGGFTYKFSGKHIFNVNAGYLSKAPTIRNTFTNSRENHAIVGDKSGINITEEKITSFDANYIFRSSTVKARLTGYYTQMQDANEVSFYFADGISGVDQGTAFVQEILQGIDKSHLGMEFGIEAQVTPSIKLTGVASVGQFTYDNNPNLVLTSSDFVEGLNFGEAQLENYKIAGGPQQAASIGFEYRDPNYWWFGATTNFFANTYVDVSPLTRTENFYLDTDGLPFSDYDPNLARELLRQERFEDYMVVNAVGGKSWKIGDYYVSLFVSLNNIFNQKYKSGGFEQGRSANYQSLKEDAANPKRVFGPKYWYGRGPTYFLNLNFRF comes from the coding sequence ATGAAAAAACAATTTTTTAGTTTTTTGTTTGTATGTTTTAATTTATCCTTAGTATTTGCACAACAAACTGTTGTCAAGGGTATAGTGAAAGACATGCTCACAGACCAACCTATTATAGGCGTTTTGGTCAATTTTGAAGGAACTCAATTAACTACTTACACTAACGAATTGGGTGCGTTTGAGTTTTCCTCTGGCTTACCCTTAGGGGAGCAAATACTTACGCTAAGTAAAGTAGGTTACCTCAATGCGCGATACCCCATTATCGTTTCGGAGGGACAAACGTTAAGTATTCAAGACATGATGTTATCGTTAGACAACTCGGATGATGATTTATTCACTATTACACTTTCCGATGATGAACTTAATGATGACACTAGTGGCGCTGATAACATTTCTGGATTACTGTCTGCTTCTCAAGATATTTTTCAAAGAGCTGCCGCATTTGAGTTCAGTTCTTCATTTTTTCGTGTACGAGGGTTAAATTCAGAGAATGGAAACGTTTTGATGAATGGTATTGAAATGAATAAATTGTTTGATGGCAGGCCTCAGTGGAGCAACTGGGGAGGACTAAACGATGTTTTAAGAGGTCAAGAACTGAGTATGGGATTGGCGCCATCTTCATATAATTTTGGAGGTCTACTAGGGTCAACCAACATTAATTTGAGAGCATCTAGTTACAGAGCTGGAGGTAGAATTACATATTCCTCATCCAATAGAAGCTACACAAATCGTTTGATGGCAACATATGCCTCAGGAATGGTTGATGGTGGATGGGCCTATGCTTTTTCTATCGGTAGACGTTGGGGTAATGAAGGGTTTCAAGATGGAACTTTCTACGATGCCAATTCATTTTTCGCATCTGTAGAAAAGAAAATTAATGATAAACATAGTTTAAATTTTGTTGGAATTTATACGCCTAACCGCCGTGGTAAATCTTCGCCTAACACTCAAGAAGTTTTTGACCTTAAGGGGATTACTTACAATGAATACTGGGGATGGCATGATGGCGAAAAACGCAACTCTCGTGTTAGACGTATTGCAGAACCTGTACTAATGTTGAATCACTATTGGGATATTTCTGAAAAGACATCATTGAACACGAATGTTGCTTATCAATTTGGAGAACTTGGAAATAGTCGCTTGGATTATGCAGGAGGAGCCAATCCAAGTCCAGCCTACTACCAAGGGTTGCCGAGTTACTTTTTGGCGGATACTGATGGTCCAGATTATGCAGGGGCTTATTTAGCCGATCAATCCTTTAGAACTGGTGGTCAAGTCAACTGGAACCGTATTTATGATGCTAACCTAACCAATAACATCAATGGCGATTATGCCGCTTATGTATTGTATGAAGACCGTAGCGATGATGAGCAATTAACAGTCAACACTATTTTAGAATCTCAATTATCCGAACATACAACGCTTAATGCAGCGATAAACTACAAACGTCTAAAGTCACATAACTTTGCTGAAATAGTTGATATGCTAGGCAGCAATACAGGCTATCTCAATGTAGATTCTTTTGATCAAGTACAATTTGATCTGCAAAATCCAAATCAAGTTGTTGGTGAGGGTGATACCTTTCGATACAATTACAATATTGATGCGAATGTTTTAAGTAGTTTTCTTCAGGCACAGTTCAAATACAACAAAGTAGACTTCTTTTTATCGGGGAGCTATACAGCTACAGAGTATCAGCGTGAAGGGCTGTATCAAACAGAAACATATGCCGATAATTCTTTAGGTAAAGGGCGTAAACTTTCTTTTACCGGATTAGGAGCAAAGGGAGGGTTTACTTATAAATTTTCTGGTAAGCATATTTTTAATGTCAATGCAGGATATCTTTCTAAAGCGCCAACCATTAGAAATACGTTCACTAATTCTCGCGAAAATCACGCGATTGTTGGCGATAAATCAGGTATAAACATCACAGAAGAAAAAATCACCTCTTTTGACGCCAACTATATTTTCAGATCGTCAACGGTTAAAGCTAGATTGACAGGATATTATACACAAATGCAAGATGCTAATGAGGTTTCATTTTATTTTGCTGATGGTATTAGTGGAGTTGATCAAGGGACTGCTTTTGTTCAAGAAATACTTCAAGGGATAGATAAAAGCCATTTGGGAATGGAATTTGGGATTGAAGCCCAAGTCACGCCAAGTATTAAGTTGACCGGTGTTGCTTCGGTTGGTCAATTTACTTATGATAACAATCCAAATTTGGTTTTAACATCCAGTGACTTTGTTGAAGGGCTAAACTTTGGTGAAGCGCAGCTAGAGAACTATAAAATAGCAGGAGGACCTCAACAGGCAGCCTCTATTGGGTTTGAATACAGAGACCCAAATTATTGGTGGTTTGGTGCAACAACTAACTTCTTCGCCAACACCTATGTTGATGTTTCTCCATTGACTAGAACAGAAAACTTTTATTTAGACACGGATGGACTTCCTTTTTCAGATTATGATCCGAACTTGGCGAGAGAACTATTACGTCAAGAGCGATTTGAAGACTATATGGTAGTAAATGCCGTGGGCGGAAAATCTTGGAAAATAGGTGACTATTATGTTAGCTTATTTGTAAGCCTAAACAATATTTTTAATCAAAAATATAAATCTGGCGGATTTGAGCAAGGGCGAAGTGCCAATTACCAATCTTTAAAAGAAGATGCAGCCAACCCCAAGCGCGTCTTTGGACCAAAATATTGGTATGGTCGAGGCCCAACCTATTTCTTAAACCTAAATTTCAGATTCTAA